In the genome of Phycodurus eques isolate BA_2022a chromosome 11, UOR_Pequ_1.1, whole genome shotgun sequence, the window AAAACGACGGGGTTGGAAAGCACTCTGGGAGGCAAAGCAGAGCCAACAGTCAATCAACGAAAAGCTACAGTGGCGCTAAAAATCAAAAACACGCCTAAAGCGGAAGTGACTTCAAACTCACTGCTTCGTGGCGTCTGAGGTCCAGTCGGCCATCACGGAGGCCAGCAGCTCGTCTATGAAAGCCTTCTGCTTCTCGAAGTCCTTGAACTCGTTGCTGATGAGCACCAGAGACTCCATCAGGGCGCTCTTCTCCATGAACGTCAGAGTGGCGTCGCCGGAGAACATCTTCTTTACGTGGTTGTAAAACATGTCGAAACAAGGCTGTGACAAGGGGAggaggaaaataaatacactgtCGTGCAGTGGTTTGCAAAGTTTTAACACCAAGTACcacttcaaaaaaatattttgcgcTCCAACTACCACCATCATGAATACTATTAAAATTTAGCTTCACAGAAGGCTAAGTGTTAAAAAACGAGACCGGTTTCATTCCCAAAAAGTAAGCGACTGTAACTTTACGCACAGTATAAACATTAACATTGCACttaaatgtcagaaaaaaaactgtacttaattcTTCTATTAAAATGGACAGGACATAAAGCTTTGTCCagtaccaaaataaatgtttaaaaaccaaACAGTTCTTAAGGTTAAAGTTAAAcataactgaactgtacttaggcagtaaTCCTTTCAGGTACCAAAAGAGGGTGCCTGGGGACAACTAGTGGTACTCATAAAGCACTCTGTACTGCTGCAGTGCATCCAGAAAGAATTCACAGCACctcacattttgttgtgtaatttcttcattgattaataataataataaatatgcgaaaatctaaaaataaaaaagttttgaaaaattCACATCATTATAGTGTGTACTGTGGATAAttttgagagaaaaatattaattgaatacaatttggaatatggctgcaacatacagtaacaaaatgtggaaaaatttaATGGCCATGGATACTTACCGGATGCACTGTAAATATatgtacaggtgcatctcaatgaaTTAGAATATCGTAGAAAATGTAAGTAATTGaagtagttcaattaaaaaaagtacaactcCAATTATACACATTCATTAAACATGAGAAAATACTTTGCAGAAGGCCAATCAATGCatcatttctacattaaaatccTTTTTGATTTCTTGATTGTGAATTTTATAAGCCAAAATCatcaaattgacaaaaaaaataaactcatgAAATAGTTAACTgtgtgtgtagtgaatctataTAATATACAAGTGTAACTTTTTGAACTTAACTACTAAagtcaattacatttttaatgatattctaccttattgagatgcacctgtacacatttttgtctttgcaaCTTCAACTTTGATACCATTAAATTACCAAAATGAACTGCGGGTAATCCCGGCAAATCTTGATGATGGCAGAGCAGGCGTGCCTCCTCACGTTATTTACAGCTCGGGTGCGTGGTGCCTGTGTCAAAGAAGGTTTCCGCTATTGAATTTACAGGTTGTGGAAAAAGTGGTGATCATTACTGTGTGTAGAAGACGTACCTTCATTTCCTGAACAGGCTCAAATGTAACAGTTTCAAAAAGCTGCAAGGCCAAAAAGGATGAGGGAAGGTTAACATCGTTCATGAATGATCAAAGCATTgctcaccaaaacagcagcaccgaaGCTCGTAAATAAAGTTGAATTAAAGTATAGACTTCATTTTCTCTGGATGCTCCCAGCATAACATCTGTCAGCAGGAACACATGTTGTACATGTGGTATTAAACCATAAATTATTAGGCTTAAAGATATTTTATGGCTTAAACCATAAAATATCTGCTAAAAGAAAACCTTCAAAACTGGATTCTAATTTGATGGTGATGGCTGTGATTTAGGCCATTTAACCAAAAGAACCCCGCTGTTTTCTGAGGCTGCCTCTCTCTGATTTCACGGATTGTTCTACCGGATCACCGTACGGGATACGTCCAGTAGGCCCAGTGATACTTCCCGCACTACTTCCCGCACTCACGTGGATTCTGCCCGAAAATAGCCAGATCATCATATCTGCATATGATCCTGTTACTATCAGCTTAGTGGAAGTGGAGGACAAACGTCAAGGTCCTCTTTGTCAGTGACTCTGCGTTCTATTGCCAATTTGTTTATAAATCTATGAATGACGAGAAACAGCTTGGCCGCCTTATGAAGCACTGCAGCAAGGTCGTAGTGGTCCGAGAGGCATATCTGTCTTAATTATTGTGGCGCCCTGAAGAGAGCCTGTGACGGGTTCTATCATCAATTGTAATGGTGACCGCACCAGTGGTGCACAGCagaatgcatgtgtgtgcgttaCTCTGTGAActgtttcaaaaaatgtttttaattaaattgccttgttttgaaaccttgTGTTGTCTAAcgctttttgcattttttataaCACTTATTTCAACCATGATGGAAACAAGACCCTTAGGGATCACaatagtactgtatatcatttcaTCTGTTGCATTTGAATTTTCGAACAGAGTGACGGCACATTCAATACCCTCGACTGACCTTGCAAAGGACCTGAGGCAGGAACTGCAGTCTGTGTTTGACGAAGGGGAAGAGAGTGGACACGTTGGTGAGCACGCAGGACATGATGAGAGGCTCCTTGGTGTCGTAGCTCAGCACGGCCTGCAGCAACTCCATGCTCCCGTCCACGGGCAACTTCTGCACGGTCACATTCAAAGCTATTGAGCTAATATTGAGCCGTCCACTGCCCTGTCAGGTTTACAAGCTGTGTCTGTTACCTCCTCCTCGAGGCTCTTCAAGACCTGAGAAACCACGCACTCCATGAACACCGTCACGGCGTCCCACTCCAGCACTGGCGTGGAGAAGAGCGAGCACAGACCCTCGCCTTGAGCTGGAGAAAACGTGAGAACTGAGCATTGCGCCATATACATATACACGAAGAAGACATCATAACTGTGCAGTAAGCTGCaatatattagtcatttttcttaGAGAAGAAAGAacgtatgcctgtgagtattattatacTGCCTTTCTACATGCGCTGCTTCacggtttgtgttcaaatatcagtctgggagtgacaataaacagcttcaagAAAATCCTTGGCCTCTTTTTTGAGGAATTGCTCAaaatctgccaaactgccgcttgttgaagtttgctgccaccagCCTACCTACCCACCTAGCgcttgtaacaaaaaaaataattagcttTTAActtgtgacaaaaaataaaatgcctgTCAAGGAACAGCTCATATTTCGAAAATCACGTTACTCGTAAgctaaggtaccactgtacttttatCAAACTGTAGCTTGCTAAATGATGATAAATTGGAATAAATGCAACACCTCAACACTAACCATCTTTTCAAAGGTCATATTTAGTGTAAGTACTTTTAACAAAAGGAGGCCATACGAGAACCAAGTAATTAAATTGAAAGTTAAAATAGTAAGAGTagtatttttttgagaaaaaacgtttttgtcaGAATAATGTCAGAATATAACAAGAAAAAAGGCAACTCTTAGTATggaaagaataaagtcatacattTGAGAGAAGTCATAGCATTATGAGAAACACGtaattttgagaataaagttgggatTTTACAAGAAATAGGGTGAGGATTTTGtgagtcaaaaagtcaatttcccaagaataaagtcacaatacTACGAGGAATAAGTGGTACcggaaatatatttatttttgtaaaatacgtACTTCTCGTAGTATTACGACTTTCCCGCCCAACAACATTATGACTTTTACTCATTTactttataagaaaaaaagctgGAATATTACGAGAAGTTTGAATTGAGCaagaacaaagacaaaatgttttttttttttttttaaatagctgtcattttacaaaaaagcCACAATTTTATGAGAATCATGTAATACAATGGGAAGTCATAAttctacaagaaaaaaattgtaacgTTCCAAATAAATTTTAACTGTAGGATATTTCTCGtaatattctgcttttatttttgtaaaattatgacatttcttATGgtattatttcatccatccattttctttaccgcttatccccactagggtcgcgggctgctggagcctatttctgagccgcttctcctcactcgggtcgcgggtatgctggagcctatcccagctatcatcgggcaggaggcggggtacaccctgaactggttgccagccaatcgcagggcacatagaaacaaacaaccattcgcactcaccttcacacctacgggcgatttagagtcctcaatcaacctaccacgcatgttttggggatgtgggaggaaaccagagtgcccggaaaaaaacgTGGTATTATTTCTTCCCACAAAATGAAGATTAAGAgtattaaagttaaaaaaaaaaaaaaattctttactACATTCTCGAAAGATTATGGGAGATACTACGAAATTACAAAATAGTGTATCCCACCAGGGTTCCTGCAATTGTGtgaaacacaaaacatgaaCGTAGGGTATAACTTCATCCAAAAATCTACCACTTTCAAGAACGTAAGCACCCTAATTAAAGAGTGAATGTATTCCTCCGACCAGTCAGCACGAGTACATACGCGTGGTATTGCTGTTGCCAAGCTTGTATTGCAGCCACATGGCGGCCATCTGGAATGCCTCCAAAGGAACGAGGCGACACGCGCACCTCACGCCCTCTCCCTGATGCGCCCGGAATGCTAAGGTGGCGAAAGAGAGATATCCAAAATATTCCATGACAATCATAGAGGGGATACAATTACTCATATAACAACAGAAGAAAGGCTTACAATTAAAGAATGTGTTGAAATCCTCATCACTGTCAAAGTCCACACGTGAGTACTGACAACTTGGGTGATCGTTCCTGGAGGGGAAACCCGTCTGAAGAGAGACAAATCATGAATGCCCATCCGGGTTGGCTCCAAAGTGCACTGAACGTGACAATACACTCACCTTGACGAGGTTGGTTATGGACAATCTGAGGTACTTGACGGCCATTTCTACAACAATGGGCTCTTGGGAGAGAGTCTCGTGTCTGAAGACAGACGCCCATGTGGACAGAGTGGACGACCTCAAAAACTGTGATGACAAATTGGATTCAATTCAGTCAAAAACCTTCTAGAGTACTGTACAAAAGTCGAATTGCCAATGCCACTAAAACAGGAAACTGCAGGTCGAATACAGGTGTTTGTGGTACTGTATGAATGATAATTTGCCATTCATTTCCTCTTACCAGGCTGGAATGTGTCGAGAAAGCCAACACAGCTTCCAAGAACTTGCTAAGGTTCGCAGGAACGTCCACTTTGGCATCCGAACCCTGAGGAGATGTTAACATAGCATTTAAAGTCCCTATAAAGTAATAATCTTCTGAACTTGACAGACCATAGTGAAGTATTGTGGCCAACGCTGCCAAATCTGAATAATTTAACAacgaataaatacaaatcagcAATTATATAAattaaggcttcaaaatcacacaaaaaaacaagctgTTTTCTTTACTCTCGAACACTGGGAGCAACcactgaatgtgctgaaaccacgccACGCTCAGCTGTAGATTGAATACCAGTactaaaaaaatggatgctacttcatctagcatctTCCTCTTATGCCTGAACGTAATTACACGTTTGAGCCGCAAAAATATTTAagcttaaagcctccggtggctgggaTATACTGTATCTCACCGGGTGGTCACAGGGCTTTTCCATGCCacaacaacaaggcgctctaaagcaacCACGCCAGTGGACTATCTGAAAATAAGATGTATTTTCGCGGGCATAGCTAGCGTGCTAACTATGTGTCGCAATTGCACCGAATAAGTGCTTACGTGAACGatggcgctcaagttcttatatagtggggaaaGGGTGACTCAAGCATGGCCGAGGTGCGTCGCTGGGCCCCGTATTAGCCACGCACAAAAAGTCAGAACAGCTGAAATGGTGAAAGCGGTTCAAGGCTATACCTCCACAATTCACTGCAcattggtgtgccatgagagaccATCAGGTGCTCAAAGATTCTAGAAAAGGACTTGTGAACGCACCACCAGATAGGTTAGCTGACTTCCCAGAGCACACAGCACCTGACACAGCCTCTTCAGGAAAACATAGCGTCGCTCCACCACCTCAAGTGATCTACAATACAAGAACACAGTCATCAGCTGCCAAGTATTTGAAAAATACACATCCTTCCTCGTGCCATCTACTTACTGTGTTTCAGAGGAGGCCGGCCCGTCTGCTGACCTGGAAGCAGACACACCGGGTTGAGACAATGCCAAACACGAAAGAGGGAGCACACCGAGAATCACAAGTTAACTCACTGGGCTGCAGAGAGAATGTAATTGATGGCGACGTCATCAAAAAGCAACATGAACGGCTTCCTTTCCTCCAGCTTGCCCTAtggatcaacaacaacaacagttacGAGCTGCATCAAAAATTCAGTAATAATCATCTGCAACAAGACCCCGCCGTGTCCAACCCTGCGGCTGATGGCGATGAGGAGGCACTCGGCCGCCTCCAGCTGCAGCTCCGGCTCGCTCAGCAGTAGACACAAGCTCTCCAGCAGACGGCAGTTGCCCGACGTGATGTACAACAGGGACACCCAGTCGATGTAGCCAGCAAGCGTGCTCAGCGTCGCCACGGCCACTCTGCAGTGAGCCCTGGCCTGACATAATAACACACAACGTTCACTTTCGTTAAAGTTTGTCaaacgtcatttttttttaattaaaaaaggcCATTCTACAATGCCAGTAAAGCTAGCATTCTGCCTCGTCGCTCTCCTGCATAAACGGTATTGATGTAGAAattctgctagcttaatgctaacatacactGCAAAATgacagacgggctaacaaaactcACATCAACGTTGCAGCAGTTAAGCAaagaatatttgaacacaaacagtgcaacaAGCTGTAGATAAACAGTACTGTAATATTCAcaggaatatattctttatcctttgcaaaaaaacattactgtgACATTTAGTTGTGAAACACGTTATTAATGCATGTCAGCCCCCTGAAGACCAAGGCAcgcacagcagaaggagcacAATGCCAATGGGCATTGAAGAATGAAATCATGACGCACAAACTCAACTCAACCTTCTTAATTCTTTAGATTTTGTTTATATTATgactatgtttttatgaagtacaatactgtagggTGCTATTTTATCTTTTACAGTTACGGAACAAATTGAAATTGTAAGGCAATGAACCACTGTATTTACAGAAGACAGTGAAAAGAATCACTCACCTTCATTTCATGCTGTGGCGACCCTTTCTAGATAAAACAGATGAGTTCGACATATTGGTCACATTAATGCAGCGTTTCCAAGTTAAAAAGCTTATCTCAAACATCTTATTTTACCAGTTTTTGGTACTCTTTTATGTTTAGGTGCAGAATGGTCATGAGGAAGCTGAAGATGCTTTCCATGTTCTGCGAGAGCGTCTGCTGGATGTCTCGGCGGCGCTGTGGAGGCAACGTCTGGAAGGTGATCACGTCCTCCGCCAGCCTCAGCAGGATCAGCATCACAAGCTCAGTCTGGGCCTCCTACGTGAAGTTGCCAATACAACAACGGTGTCACAGTTCACTTGAGTTCAGTGAGCATTAGGTGAGTTAAGTCTGCGTGCATGTCGCTTTTTCGTGACACTTATTTCAAAAGATGGAGCACTGTCATGCGTCATCATGTCACATGGGGTCAACATATCGTTTAGGCCTAAGCAGACCTGGCGAGggttgtgttttgctttttctatggCTTTTTTTGTGATACTTATTCTAAAAGATGCATCAGTCATCCATGGTATTACAGGAGATAATGTAACGTAAGACCGCGACAGACAACTGAAAACATTGCTTGAAAGGCTAATTAAGGTTTCGTGGTTGATGTTTTATCGTCAGCGTTTGAGATGTCCTTTTTTGTTGGcggtccttgaatgcacctcgTGTACAGccaaaagttaaattaaaagTATCTTTTTGCGTCCCTCCCGATGCAGCTACTAAAAGCAAGTGTTGTTTACTTTGCCGTTACAATTTGCCTGTACTGCCTAACATTGATTTTGTGTACTTTAATTGCCAAAATGTGAGTCTGATGACATAATACCATTTGTATAAAGTACTAgtatttgtttgcccatgtgcGATGTCAGTCAGTTTGTGCTAGTGTGTTATTTAGGCTAGCTCGTACCATTAATGAGCCTCATGGGAAGTTGGTTTCCTTGTGTAGAATATTTAACTACTGAATAGTCATTTATGTAAAATGGGTTTATTATTCTGTACATGCTAGAAGCTTcatgttgatgctttatgatcctcccCATTTgtaagtgctttgccgccatcctGTGACATCTACATACCCTTACAAACCCCTTTTGAGGGggcatcaattatttgcagatttgcaTCATTagcggcagggctcagtccctattaACCGTGAATAGAGAGGATTCACTGTACTGTACGCTGTACTCACCCCTTCGCTTGAGAGACTTTCCATCTCCTTAAGCATATTTGGCCAATTCTGCGGCCATTCCCTCTTGATCATTTCCACCACCACTCGCGAGAGGACATCTTTGATGTAGCTTTCCTCCTCTAGGATCGGATATGTGCCCTGAGTGCAAACAGGAGTCAGATCAACGCCCAGCAGTTACATTTATACCACAAGTACACAGTGGCGGCAGAACAAGATAGAACTGGGGGCACGACTCCACACCCCACATTTTGATCTTGTCTGTACAATATGAGGACAAGGACACCATCCCATCATACTCACTTTTGATAACAGCTGCATGGTGCAGTCTTTCACCTGGATTTTCTCCTGTTGGTGCATATCGTTCCAACGGAACctgcaagggggaaaaaattgctTATTCTCATTAAAATCTTAAAATCCCTTAAAGTTAAATATGACACTCACTTGATGACGTGTTCCAAAATTTGCAAGCCAAAGTGCCTGATTACAGCAGGCTGGGCTTTGTCTGCCAAATGTAAGCCACAAGGGACGCACAGTTGGCTTTTCTCTTTAAACTCCTCGAAAAACTGTCATAAAGACAATACAACAATGGTAAATGATATTAGGAGACATGTTACAGTAACCAGACAGTGCATTCTTACAACTGAATGGCATACATTTTTGGACAACAACTTAAATTAGATGGTTTATTTCGATTTATGTAAAATAGCGACCGGTTTATAGAACTAGAGTTGACTTATCCTCCCACGTGACGCCAGCGTTTGAATGAATGTAGTTGATGATGTTAGCATTACAGGCTAACTCTCGAAACATCTGAGAAACAACTCCCAGTTTGTAACGTACTCAGAGCTCATTTGGCAACATTAATCATCCAGCATTAATGTTGGGAGAGTGCTTTATACTTCACTGTAACGCTAAAGCATTTTTACAAATCATCATTCTCAAATAAATGACAAGTTCGGCAGCCGGCTAGCAACGAGCTAGCACCCAATAACGACGCTACCTTTAGGGCCTCCAGTCGGTATATTTGACTCGATTCCGCATCCATGGTCACGTTCACACCCTTGATAAGCTGGTCACACATGGCGGCGACATGCGCATCCATGGTTCACGTAGCACCGGGCTAATGGTTACAACAAGGCGAACCGTAAACCACCTGCTCCACCGTTTTGGTACGACGTCCACGAGACGCTCAGCGTGCCGAAAGTGTGTCACAGTGTATTTTTGGAACCTTTCACTTGCCGTAGAAGGAAGATTCTGGGAGTTGAAGTTTTTATTAAAAACTGGTCTCCAAGGAAACTGACACTTATTAGCAAAATACACACATTGTGGCGGTTAAGTGCATATACAAGGATAGTGGGTCACCAAATAGTGTATAGAAACAATAAATGGCTGCTTTTATGTATTTAGGATTACGTAACGCAGCCTATCCTGTGGAGTGCTGGTCGGGGCGACGTAGTGTACACATTAAGTctgtatacacaaaaaaaacaatacattcattGAACAAGTGTCGTGGGGATTC includes:
- the LOC133409964 gene encoding exportin-5; translated protein: MDAHVAAMCDQLIKGVNVTMDAESSQIYRLEALKFFEEFKEKSQLCVPCGLHLADKAQPAVIRHFGLQILEHVIKFRWNDMHQQEKIQVKDCTMQLLSKGTYPILEEESYIKDVLSRVVVEMIKREWPQNWPNMLKEMESLSSEGEAQTELVMLILLRLAEDVITFQTLPPQRRRDIQQTLSQNMESIFSFLMTILHLNIKEYQKLKGSPQHEMKARAHCRVAVATLSTLAGYIDWVSLLYITSGNCRLLESLCLLLSEPELQLEAAECLLIAISRRGKLEERKPFMLLFDDVAINYILSAAQSADGPASSETQSLEVVERRYVFLKRLCQVLCALGSQLTYLVGSDAKVDVPANLSKFLEAVLAFSTHSSLFLRSSTLSTWASVFRHETLSQEPIVVEMAVKYLRLSITNLVKTGFPSRNDHPSCQYSRVDFDSDEDFNTFFNSFRAHQGEGVRCACRLVPLEAFQMAAMWLQYKLGNSNTTPQGEGLCSLFSTPVLEWDAVTVFMECVVSQVLKSLEEEKLPVDGSMELLQAVLSYDTKEPLIMSCVLTNVSTLFPFVKHRLQFLPQVLCKLFETVTFEPVQEMKAPRTRAVNNVRRHACSAIIKICRDYPQFILPCFDMFYNHVKKMFSGDATLTFMEKSALMESLVLISNEFKDFEKQKAFIDELLASVMADWTSDATKQVLSNPVVFLSFIGADQVVNEQCKEVDAAGLNRGRLAFCLNAMLGVVKRARWPADLEAAKAGGFFVGYSPSGVPIYRNPCAAQFLAFLPNLLALIRTQNSLFTPENRGRLSETFTRVHELMDGERNLVLGLGHPIQDSFDAPSFKTNLERMQGFFSQLYDNCFHILGNGGLSLQQEFYNIDRLAEEISASAFFSLDHVPDHRLRPVIRLFVRQMVLSCPSEYNDSLLCPLLGPLFSYILQSLNMKWQVINQRASVNGEEEEEEEEVLCQESQVTQEMLEEQLVRILTREVLDFITVSCISRKVPEPAANKEEIEDEDVMMDATQAPSTAPSTDELTELGKILMDNENIYMTLLSFTFTSLSWKDATYCHRTASIICWTLLRQVIGGNLLPEAVSWFFVSVLKGLQTHGQHEVCNASLSHLAMQIYDNLRPRYMELRAVMNQVPNINMESLDLYDLRLLEPNSQKVGEKKRKEQFRKLIAGTVGKALCQQFRKEVHIRNLPSLYKKVKPDKDVLSSNETTGLTALFGPENNAL